One stretch of Helicobacter jaachi DNA includes these proteins:
- a CDS encoding metallophosphoesterase yields the protein MRGLVSRTFLMGYFETMRALWEGADSINTDAIFIADAHFIPPQDTLALDSVVNSMSDSASNSIADSMLDCAPDSIQNTQSNKAAKALLSLLQNLLDNPKNTPSQVFLMGDIAHLLLGGVNTSIKYNHTLLALIESISQRTQVWWFEGNHDFGLCALSGAYAHYLKHVKIIPRTQQPLPFIYMHNNTQKRVLLAHGDIFLNTKYELYIRLMNASFTRFVLHMLDSVTFGNLYKYVVKKVNHNVIKEGKVAIAPFAQRRISAYKAFVQKYTHNAYDVPNMVDMIIEGHFHIGKTYNHNDTLYISLPSFYLSRSIFGIESALTK from the coding sequence ATGAGGGGCTTGGTATCCCGCACATTCCTTATGGGCTATTTTGAGACTATGCGCGCGCTGTGGGAAGGAGCAGATTCTATAAATACTGATGCGATATTTATCGCTGATGCGCATTTTATACCTCCGCAAGATACGCTCGCGCTAGATTCTGTAGTAAATTCCATGTCAGATTCTGCATCAAATTCTATAGCAGATTCTATGTTGGATTGCGCGCCAGATTCTATACAGAACACGCAAAGCAATAAGGCTGCTAAAGCTCTGCTTAGCCTTTTACAGAATCTATTAGATAATCCCAAAAATACGCCCTCACAAGTGTTTCTTATGGGTGATATTGCTCATTTGTTGCTAGGTGGGGTTAATACAAGCATTAAATATAATCACACACTTTTAGCCCTTATAGAATCTATAAGCCAACGCACACAAGTATGGTGGTTTGAGGGCAATCACGACTTTGGGCTTTGCGCGTTAAGCGGTGCATATGCGCATTATTTAAAACATGTAAAAATTATCCCGCGCACCCAGCAGCCACTCCCATTTATATATATGCATAATAATACTCAAAAACGCGTGCTGCTCGCACATGGGGATATATTTTTAAATACCAAATATGAGCTATATATTCGCCTAATGAATGCGAGCTTTACGCGCTTTGTTCTGCATATGCTTGATAGTGTAACTTTTGGTAATCTTTATAAATATGTGGTGAAAAAGGTAAATCATAATGTTATTAAAGAGGGCAAAGTAGCCATTGCTCCCTTTGCGCAAAGGCGCATTAGCGCTTATAAAGCCTTTGTGCAAAAATATACACATAATGCCTATGATGTGCCAAATATGGTAGATATGATTATTGAGGGGCATTTCCACATCGGCAAAACCTACAATCACAATGACACTTTGTATATTTCACTTCCCTCGTTTTATCTTAGTAGAAGTATTTTTGGTATAGAATCTGCGCTCACAAAGTAA
- the argC gene encoding N-acetyl-gamma-glutamyl-phosphate reductase: MTQSIKVGIIGVSGYTGLELLKLLLSHPIFELCYVANTQGQAVIKDIHQMLYKTRFADLNVQVASAKIAAEQCEVIFLALPHKSAMEMTREILAYAAQVGKSIKIIDLSADYRLSAKHYEANYCPHIDKENLAHAIYGLPEYNRALIKNAALVANPGCYPTATLLGLLPFVPYINAREHVFIDAKSGVSGAGRSFSQNTHFSHINENLFSYSPLAHRHQIEIIEKCHTIGKAALKIHFVPHLLPITRGMLVSVFATLHKPLSQQEAQQILYEAYKNEPFVRICAQPVSIAHTAGSHFCDIFVATQDNALFISSSIDNLLRGASSQALMNANIMCGLDEGLGIPHIPYGLF, from the coding sequence ATGACACAATCTATTAAAGTTGGAATTATCGGTGTGAGCGGCTATACAGGCTTAGAACTCCTCAAACTGCTGCTCTCTCACCCCATTTTTGAACTCTGCTATGTGGCAAACACGCAAGGGCAGGCAGTAATTAAAGATATACATCAAATGCTTTATAAGACGCGCTTTGCTGATTTAAATGTGCAGGTAGCTTCTGCGAAAATAGCCGCAGAGCAATGCGAAGTGATATTTTTAGCACTTCCGCATAAAAGTGCTATGGAAATGACACGCGAGATTCTAGCATATGCAGCTCAAGTGGGCAAAAGCATTAAAATCATTGATTTATCGGCGGATTATCGCTTAAGCGCTAAGCATTATGAAGCCAACTATTGCCCGCATATTGATAAAGAAAATCTAGCCCACGCCATTTATGGGCTGCCTGAATACAATCGCGCACTCATTAAAAATGCCGCCCTTGTAGCAAATCCGGGCTGCTATCCCACCGCTACGCTGCTAGGCTTACTCCCCTTTGTGCCATACATCAATGCTAGAGAGCATGTATTTATCGATGCTAAAAGCGGTGTGAGCGGCGCGGGGAGGAGTTTTAGCCAAAATACGCATTTTTCGCATATTAATGAAAATCTATTCAGTTATTCGCCACTTGCTCACCGACATCAAATTGAAATTATAGAGAAATGCCACACCATAGGTAAAGCAGCATTGAAAATCCACTTTGTCCCTCATCTTTTGCCCATTACGCGCGGTATGCTTGTGAGCGTTTTTGCCACACTGCACAAGCCGCTTTCACAGCAAGAGGCGCAGCAGATTCTATATGAGGCTTATAAAAATGAACCATTTGTGAGAATCTGCGCCCAGCCAGTGAGCATTGCACACACTGCAGGAAGCCACTTTTGTGATATTTTTGTCGCCACGCAGGATAATGCTCTTTTTATTAGCTCATCTATTGATAATCTCCTGCGCGGGGCTAGCTCGCAGGCTCTTATGAATGCTAATATTATGTGTGGCTTAGATGAGGGGCTTGGTATCCCGCACATTCCTTATGGGCTATTTTGA